The following proteins come from a genomic window of Bacteroidia bacterium:
- a CDS encoding CotH kinase family protein has protein sequence MNLTKQFLFQFVFAIFSVVFLSATSLKAQFNNNGDAIFNSPDIHVFKFTFTQPSFWDSLIANYYTDLMMQANVEIDGVAFPSPIGVQLKGNSSFTTYPGVKKSIKVSFDEYVDTADFHDITTLNLNNGFKDPTMLREKMCLDFCKRNGINAPRCTYAKVYLNNEFWGFYTCVEQVGKIFCKTRFNNKGGNLYKGDPTGDLRWYGAQESQYYDKYEKKTNESQDWSDLVRLIDNLNNEAASVWKDSLEATLNVEQYIRYWAANVLFVNLDSYTGSGHNYYIYHDDSLQFFQWIMWDVNESFGNFNPGGLQNTTMSSLAYDYIPTPATNRPLNNKLLADSDYRQRLKDQICSYIQSDFNSGNLEPQIDSLANRIRADYYSDPNKMYSNSQFEDNINNTVNQTPGLKSFISERVQYLNTQLGCPTGVEQIPYNSRNLMPNPFSNSSTLIGSKDQPTVLDVLGRDLSSEFNFKYSDGKWLIENPKCLQGFYFLHFDNSPSIPFVLE, from the coding sequence CGCAATTTTTAGCGTTGTATTTTTATCTGCCACTAGTTTGAAGGCTCAATTTAATAACAATGGCGATGCAATTTTTAACTCGCCTGATATTCATGTCTTTAAATTTACCTTTACTCAACCATCCTTTTGGGACAGTTTAATTGCCAATTATTACACCGATCTGATGATGCAAGCAAACGTAGAAATAGACGGTGTAGCATTCCCCTCTCCAATTGGTGTTCAATTGAAAGGTAATTCCTCATTTACGACCTATCCCGGGGTAAAGAAATCTATAAAAGTTAGTTTTGATGAATATGTAGATACGGCTGACTTTCATGATATTACGACTTTGAACCTCAATAATGGATTCAAAGATCCGACTATGTTAAGGGAAAAAATGTGCCTTGATTTTTGCAAAAGAAATGGTATTAATGCCCCTCGATGTACCTATGCAAAGGTTTATTTAAATAACGAGTTCTGGGGTTTCTATACTTGTGTTGAACAAGTTGGAAAAATTTTTTGCAAAACAAGATTCAATAATAAAGGTGGAAATCTGTATAAAGGCGATCCAACAGGTGATTTGAGATGGTATGGGGCTCAAGAATCGCAGTATTATGATAAGTATGAAAAGAAAACAAATGAATCACAGGATTGGTCTGATTTAGTTCGTTTGATTGACAATCTCAATAATGAAGCTGCATCGGTTTGGAAAGATTCTTTGGAAGCTACCCTGAATGTAGAACAATACATTCGCTATTGGGCTGCCAATGTTTTGTTTGTCAATCTCGACAGTTACACCGGTTCAGGACATAATTATTACATTTATCATGATGACTCCCTTCAGTTCTTCCAATGGATTATGTGGGATGTGAACGAATCCTTTGGTAATTTTAATCCCGGGGGACTACAAAATACAACCATGTCTAGTTTGGCATATGATTATATTCCAACGCCAGCCACAAATCGACCGCTAAATAATAAACTTCTTGCAGATAGTGACTATCGTCAACGGTTGAAAGACCAAATCTGTTCCTATATTCAATCCGATTTTAACAGCGGAAACCTGGAGCCTCAAATTGATTCCTTGGCTAATCGCATAAGGGCAGATTACTATTCAGATCCCAATAAAATGTATTCCAATTCTCAGTTCGAAGATAATATCAACAATACGGTTAATCAAACGCCCGGATTAAAATCATTTATTTCCGAACGTGTTCAATACCTAAACACCCAATTAGGCTGTCCAACCGGAGTTGAACAGATTCCATATAATTCCCGGAACTTGATGCCTAATCCTTTTTCCAATTCCTCAACCTTAATTGGATCAAAGGACCAACCCACGGTGTTAGATGTGTTGGGAAGAGATTTAAGTTCAGAATTTAATTTCAAATATTCCGATGGTAAGTGGTTAATTGAA